Proteins found in one Bifidobacteriaceae bacterium genomic segment:
- a CDS encoding type II toxin-antitoxin system HicA family toxin: protein MTKPMKYRALAKLLARAGFTCRPGKGDHEVWDGPRGTRAVLVRDKECSPKVTRDALRALEQAKGLEP from the coding sequence GTGACCAAACCAATGAAATACCGGGCGCTCGCCAAGCTGCTGGCGAGGGCGGGGTTCACCTGCCGACCCGGCAAAGGCGACCATGAGGTGTGGGATGGTCCGCGCGGCACCCGCGCCGTGTTGGTTAGGGACAAAGAGTGCTCGCCCAAGGTCACCAGGGACGCGCTCAGGGCGTTGGAGCAAGCGAAAGGATTGGAGCCATGA
- a CDS encoding type II toxin-antitoxin system VapC family toxin → MIALDTNVVSELMRPRPDPGVLAWADAQRASELRLTAVTVAEILFGIRRLPPGRRRDDLAAAFDGLRRVEFADRILPFDDHAAEHYATVVALREAEGPPISTADAQIAAICRLHGAALATRNTADFAHCGMAVVNPWARG, encoded by the coding sequence ATGATCGCCCTCGACACCAACGTCGTTTCCGAATTGATGCGGCCGCGCCCCGATCCGGGCGTGCTGGCGTGGGCGGACGCGCAGCGCGCCAGCGAGTTGCGCCTTACCGCCGTCACGGTGGCCGAGATCCTGTTCGGCATCAGGCGGCTGCCGCCAGGGCGCCGTCGCGACGACCTGGCCGCCGCCTTTGACGGCCTGCGCCGAGTCGAGTTCGCGGATCGGATCCTGCCCTTTGACGACCACGCCGCCGAGCACTACGCCACCGTGGTCGCGCTAAGGGAGGCCGAAGGGCCCCCCATTTCGACCGCCGACGCCCAGATCGCCGCCATCTGCCGCCTCCACGGCGCAGCCTTGGCCACACGGAACACCGCTGACTTCGCCCACTGCGGAATGGCGGTCGTCAACCCGTGGGCGCGCGGCTGA